From Topomyia yanbarensis strain Yona2022 chromosome 1, ASM3024719v1, whole genome shotgun sequence, one genomic window encodes:
- the LOC131676542 gene encoding uncharacterized protein LOC131676542 has product MKRRCTQKKMLLQVIQQVDGKFLCKADEKCGYKQAPLIPGNFKRHIFKMHPAVYAAMNLPVPPNEKTEPAKKKSKKMCVDMNAETVLPGILQLATVDRLPYSFPDMVGFRTLLEPICKAAGITTNRKNIASLVENSACTARQLISAELKQQPLIAIEVDGASRGSRHFIGINACIVLEGKVIVRNLAIKETLERQTKEHLKSLIEDVLSDFGVTLSQVYSVTHDNGANMVASVSEMKKSLESSNIELSSLVDGYIEGANDERNDVADIDVEQTDEQIETGDVEETEDENDDFINGKDGGNDTVEASQVVDPFDVSMQQILDSVRCSAHTAQLAVLDVIKPYEKRIVKIQKLVIKLRQREYLKFVRQHDANLPPISNKIRWNSTYLMLKCLQKQKTFFNILRKSYPEIDFTSHWKFIDKFCEAFEAPFILTMQLQKRHVILSNFYAYWLVCQAKLMRCADNCLAKRLLKAFQRRLQKLTESLPFKACVYLDPRFNFLGSKRISPKDKELAQEFLVMLHNRVSGKKIGNDEKPGRSMEEEDELETLLAEFFDEDSEGNTSLASQSNSSVAQKLKALEIREKVPTVGYARPGSSNSLDNPDNFDLLSYWEGQKYTNPGVYKVAMIAFSASATQVSVERSFSALKLLLNDHRMNLTASAVENALLLKLNSDLLPQIAKMACEEDH; this is encoded by the exons atgaaACGACGCTGTACTCAAAAAAAGATGCTGTTGCAAGTGATCCAGCAGGTGGACGGAAAATTCCTCTGTAAAGCAGATGAGAAGTGCGGGTATAAGCAAGCACCGCTGATACCCGGAAATTTCAAAaggcacatttttaaaatgcaccCTGCTGTCTACGCAGCAATGAATTTACCTGTACCGCCAAACGAGAAAACCGAACCAGCtaagaaaaaatcgaaaaaaatgtgtgtGGACATGAACGCAGAAACAGTGTTGCCTGGTATCTTGCAGCTGGCCACGGTTGATCGCCTGCCATATTCTTTTCCGGACATGGTTGGATTTAGAACATTATTGGAACCTATCTGTAAAGCTGCCGGGATCACCACCAATCGTAAAAACATAGCCAGCTTGGTCGAAAACTCGGCGTGTACAGCACGACAGCTAATATCGGCAGAGCTAAAGCAGCAACCGCTGATAGCGATAGAGGTAGACGGAGCATCCAGAGGTAGCCGTCATTTCATTGGAATTAATGCGTGTATCGTTTTGGAAGGAAAAGTCATTGTTCGTAATTTGG CGATCAAAGAAACACTGGAAAGGCAAACGAAAGAGCACTTGAAATCGCTTATTGAAGATGTTCTGAGCGATTTTGGCGTTACTTTGAGTCAAGTGTACTCAGTTACGCACGATAACGGTGCAAACATGGTAGCCTCCGTCTCCGAAATGAAAAAGTCACTAGAAAGCTCTAACATCGAACTAAGCTCTCTTGTGGATGGATATATAGAGGGTGCCAACGACGAACGAAACGATGTTGCAGATATCGATGTTGAACAAACTGATGAGCAAATCGAGACTGGAGATGTAGAGGAGACCGAAGATGAAAACGACGACTTCATTAATGGCAAAGACGGAGGCAACGACACTGTGGAAGCTTCGCAGGTAGTAGATCCGTTTGACGTTTCAATGCAGCAAATTCTCGACAGCGTGAGATGTTCTGCACATACCGCCCAATTGGCAGTTTTGGATGTGATCAAGCCTTACGAAAAGCGCAtcgtaaaaattcaaaaactcgttATAAAGTTGCGACAACGagaatatttgaaatttgtCAGGCAACATGATGCAAACCTACCTCCTATCAGCAATAAAATCCGATGGAACAGCACTTATCTCATGTTGAAATGTTTGCAAAAGCAAAAAACATTCTTTAATATACTCAGAAAGTCTTATCCTGAAATCG ACTTCACATCACATTGGAAATTTATCGACAAGTTTTGCGAGGCATTTGAAGCGCCATTTATTCTTACAATGCAGCTCCAGAAGCGACATGTtattttgagtaacttctacGCATACTGGCTAGTATGTCAGGCTAAACTAATGCGATGTGCAGACAATTGTTTAGCAAAAAGGCTATTGAAAGCATTTCAACGACGTTTGCAGAAGCTCACTGAATCTTTGCCTTTCAAGGCTTGTGTTTACCTGGATCCTCGGTTCAATTTTCTAGGATCGAAAAGAATTTCACCGAAAGATAAAGAGCTGGCACAG GAATTTCTTGTTATGCTACATAATCGGGTaagtggaaaaaaaattggaaacgaTGAAAAACCAGGTAGAAGCATGGAGGAGGAAGATGAGCTGGAGACTCTTTTGGCAGAATTTTTCGACGAGGATTCTGAAGGCAACACATCGTTGGCGAGCCAGAGTAATTCTTCTGTTGCGCAAAAACTTAAAGCACTCGAGATTAGGGAGAAGGTACCGACAGTTGGATACGCGCGCCCAGGCTCATCAAACAGTCTTGACAATCCGGATAATTTTGATCTTCTATCGTACTGGGAAggtcaaaaatatacaaatccgGGCGTATACAAAGTGGCAATGATTGCCTTTTCTGCATCAGCTACGCAGGTTTCTGTCGAACGTAGTTTCAGTGCGCTGAAGCTGTTATTGAATGATCATAGAATGAATTTAACGGCTAGTGCAGTCGAAAACGCTCTGTTGCTTAAACTGAACTCTGACCTTCTTCCTCAGATCGCAAAAATGGCATGTGAAGAAGATCACTAA